In the genome of Nymphaea colorata isolate Beijing-Zhang1983 chromosome 9, ASM883128v2, whole genome shotgun sequence, one region contains:
- the LOC116260824 gene encoding dehydration-responsive element-binding protein 1D: protein MTDYSNFPAQGFPFLCGTTDNKLCLENAQGSPLSDTGELPPKRRAGRKKFRETRHPVYRGVRRRNGGKWVCEVREPNKKTRIWLGTYPTPEMAARAHDVAALALRGRSACLNFKDSAWLLPSPPSSSAKDIRRTAMEAAERFRPKEMEGVEGEQAEGAGGANPAAASAGAATGGGRDSVFFMDDEAVFGMPSLLDSMAEGMLLSPPSCGSPFDDMEDDDADVQLWSYSI from the coding sequence ATGACGGACTACTCCAACTTTCCGGCGCAGGGCTTCCCCTTCCTCTGCGGCACCACCGACAACAAGCTGTGCCTCGAAAACGCCCAGGGCTCGCCCCTTTCCGACACCGGCGAGCTGCCACCCAAACGCAGAGCTGGCCGCAAGAAGTTCCGCGAGACCAGGCACCCCGTCTACCGTGGCGTTCGACGCCGTAACGGTGGGAAATGGGTGTGCGAGGTGCGTGAGCCCAACAAGAAGACGAGGATATGGCTCGGGACGTACCCGACGCCGGAGATGGCGGCGAGGGCACACGACGTTGCGGCCCTCGCGCTCAGGGGGCGGTCTGCTTGCCTCAACTTCAAGGACTCCGCCTGGCTGCTCCCTTCTCCCCCCTCCTCCAGTGCGAAGGACATTAGGCGGACGGCGATGGAGGCAGCCGAGAGGTTCCGGCCCAAGGAGATGGAAGGCGTGGAGGGAGAGCAGGCGGAAGGGGCCGGTGGAGCCAATCCGGCGGCGGCGTCTGCGGGGGCGGCGACGGGCGGCGGCCGGGACAGCGTCTTCTTCATGGACGACGAAGCGGTGTTCGGGATGCCGAGCCTGCTGGACAGCATGGCGGAAGGGATGCTTCTCTCGCCTCCCTCGTGTGGGTCCCCCTTCGATGACATGGAAGACGACGACGCAGACGTCCAGCTCTGGAGCTACTCCATCTGA